One window from the genome of Myripristis murdjan chromosome 6, fMyrMur1.1, whole genome shotgun sequence encodes:
- the LOC115360760 gene encoding uncharacterized protein LOC115360760, whose product MATPLPDPCLSSPCQNGGVCFASTSDPAGFRCSCPPNTKGPLCHSHRQLRQVSRTYQMLEACWTPRPENNCQGVRSIQRRWAFNPTSGFCEEFLYCTGNSSNNFPSLSACRDQCMLGACCIRKSKQDLSSGRQDYSQHGYNISYVDSALGGYDLHNLEDEIWYSNIDVNLTELDDVRENARKEGSKKDQDGGRVDCNEDPDFVYTCEYISLMQCQALVKDLTGEAVSFSRGGKCSEVSCGAGCGCISQRQLWRYGERFRQGCEECICTRGGKVDCVCTYLTQRKEIRDLTMRERKLYQRAVRKLHTKPGVWEGFALLRAEFSPQAGAHPFFLPWHRYFLRLVERELQSLSSCQLAVPYFEWTVDSGLMQTSAAWQAGLFGGDGEPGSGCVSYHPFQSWTARSRWSPCLRRSFNSSVWLPDAVTVQSIVNQGDFLLLSQSLQAFSGLFRLWVGGHMASPLAAYDPLYLSHMAFMDKLWMQWQEKHQHTEEFWQIYKDTQAPRNDHAQSDIHYPAKHRHVKMKPFDVTPDDVMFSQQQLCVVYVPITIGAPCNVTSLHTHTLRSDYTDDYSTMRYGKHGFDKQLSGFDNDGFDSNGFDPHGYDRDGYDHSGWDRWGYSRDGFNRDFNDREGYDVSGFNRYGFNRSNVSWFGMSYDGILEKERKKEHGEEENAEKTKMQRDKIMSEFFSNRGYSIYGFNPFGLDRGGFDAFGFRMDGYDKDSCNWFFNGPHYLRFYFHTQQQLMSSSTKALNRITRTCPPITSLPQHWATQDWMALDPEESRALISRLEQEWAGQKQAPSDDSAMAATENTKDIWLPVTPDHRLCFKLYWFSGCPLGSAPITCPDLCRQARCHGYPEAVCHMHNCGSCFTEWLDPVTRSHVICHEW is encoded by the exons ATGGCTACTCCTCTCCCAGACCCCTGTCTGTCTAGCCCTTGTCAaaatggaggtgtgtgtttcGCCTCGACCTCCGACCCTGCGGGGTTTCGCTGCTCCTGTCCCCCCAACACCAAGGGACCGCTgtgtcacagtcacagacagctgagacag GTCTCCAGAACATATCAAATGCTTGAG GCATGTTGGACGCCGAGGCCAGAGAACAACTGTCAGGGGGTAAGGTCGATTCAGCGTCGCTGGGCCTTTAATCCCACCTCTGGCTTCTGTGAGGAGTTCCTCTATTGTACGGGAAACAGCAGCAATAACTTCCCTTCCCTCAGTGCCTGCAGGGATCAGTGCATGTTGGGAGCCTGCTGCATCCGTAAATCAAAGCAGGACCTTTCCAGTGGCCGCCAGGATTACAGTCAACATGGATACAACATTTCTTATGTGGACAGCGCACTCGGAGGTTATGATTTGCATAATTTGGAGGATGAAATCTGGTACAGTAACATAGACGTTAACCTTACTGAACTGGACGATGTGAGGGAGAACGCGAGAAAAGAAGGATCGAAGAAAGACCAAGACGGTGGACGGGTAGACTGCAATGAGGATCCGGATTTTGTTTACACCTGTGAGTACATTTCCCTGATGCAGTGCCAGGCTTTGGTGAAGGACCTCACTGGAGAGGCCGTGAGCTTCTCCCGTGGAGGGAAGTGCTCTGAAGTGAGCTGCGGTGCGGGTTGTGGATGCATCTCTCAACGCCAACTCTGGAGATACGGGGAAAGGTTCAGGCAAGGCTGTGAAGAGTGCATATGCACACGTGGTGGCAAAGTTGACTGCGTGTGCACATACCTGACTCAGCGTAAAGAAATCAGAGACCTCacgatgagagagaggaagttgtACCAACGAGCGGTGAGAAAACTCCACACCAAGCCAG gtGTATGGGAGGGATTTGCGCTGTTGAGAGCTGAGTTCTCCCCTCAGGCAGGTGCCCATCCTTTCTTCCTGCCCTGGCACCGCTATTTCCTGCGGCTAGTGGAGCGTGAGCTGCAGTCATTGTCATCATGCCAGCTGGCGGTCCCATATTTTGAGTGGACGGTGGATTCTGGGTTGATGCAGACCTCAGCTGCCTGGCAGGCTGGGCTGTTTGGAGGAGATGGCGAACCAGGTTCAGGCTGTGTCTCCTATCATCCGTTTCAGAGCTGGACGGCCCGTTCTCGCTGGTCCCCCTGTCTGAGACGGAGTTTCAACTCCTCG GTGTGGTTGCCAGATGCAGTGACTGTCCAGAGCATTGTGAACCAGGGAGACTTCCTGTTGCTGTCCCAGTCTCTGCAGGCCTTCTCTGGGCTCTTTAGGCTGTGGGTCGGGGGTCATATGGCCTCTCCTCTGGCTGCTTACGACCCTCTGTACCTCTCACACATGGCGTTCATGGACAAGCTCTGGATGCAGTGGCAAGAGAAACATCAGCATACGGAGGAATTCTGGCAAATTTATAAAGACACACAAGCACCTAGAAACGACCATGCTCAGAGTGACATCCACTACCCTGCAAAGCATAGGCATGTGAAGATGAAGCCTTTTGATGTTACCcctgatgatgtgatgttttcacagcagcagctatGCGTTGTATATGTGCCCATAACCATCGGTGCACCTTGCAATGTGACGTCattacacacccacacactaaGAAGTGACTACACAGACGACTACAGCACTATGAGATACGGCAAGCATGGCTTTGACAAGCAGCTCAGTGGATTTGATAACGATGGCTTTGACAGCAATGGGTTCGACCCGCATGGATATGATCGTGACGGCTACGACCATAGTGGATGGGATCGGTGGGGCTACAGCAGAGATGGCTTTAATCGTGATTTCAACGATAGGGAGGGATATGATGTGTCTGGTTTCAACCGTTATGGGTTCAACCGCTCCAATGTGAGCTGGTTTGGCATGAGCTATGATGGGATcttagagaaagagaggaagaaggagcatggagaggaggagaatgcTGAAAAGACAAAGATGCAAAGGGATAAGATCATGTCAGAGTTCTTCAGCAACAGAGGCTACAGTATCTATGGGTTTAATCCGTTTGGTTTGGATCGGGGTGGTTTCGACGCATTTGGCTTTCGAATGGATGGTTACGACAAAGACAGCTGCAACTGGTTCTTCAACGGGCCTCACTACCTACGGTTCTACtttcacacacaacagcagctgatGTCGTCCAGCACCAAAGCGCTAAACCGCATAACGCGCACCTGCCCGCCAATCACTTCCCTTCCCCAACACTGGGCCACACAAGACTGGATGGCTCTTGATCCTGAAGAAAGCCGTGCTCTGATCAGTCGACTAGAGCAAGAATGGGCAGGACAAAAACAGGCTCCAAGTGATGATTCTGCTATGGCAGCTACTGAGAATACCAAGGACATATGGCTGCCAGTCACACCCGATCACAG GTTGTGTTTCAAGCTCTACTGGTTCAGTGGCTGTCCCCTTGGCTCTGCGCCAATCACCTGCCCCGACCTCTGCCGCCAGGCTCGTTGCCATGGATACCCGGAGGCTGTTTGCCATATGCACAACTGTGGCTCCTGTTTCACGGAGTGGCTGGATCCAGTCACTAGAAGTCATGTGATATGCCATGAATGGTAA